A section of the Pseudochaenichthys georgianus unplaced genomic scaffold, fPseGeo1.2 scaffold_1075_arrow_ctg1, whole genome shotgun sequence genome encodes:
- the LOC117440622 gene encoding solute carrier family 2, facilitated glucose transporter member 11-like, whose protein sequence is MDPKGEPEETVRPSIGGEDGGGGAIILALTICSAAIGGTFQYGYNISIINAPTSYIQTFINDTYTERWGSGLESSQLTLMWTIIVSAFSLGGLLGALLAGPLSVRFGRKNSLLLNNGFLFAGAVLVLTSRVAKSFEMVIFARFLVGINSGVSMNVQPMYFGESAPTHLRGAVAFSSAVFTAFGIFLGQVVGLTEVLGAQHLWPYLLASNALPGLIQLLTLPWFPESPRYLLIDRGDKDACVKALGRLRGGVAPISEVEEMLEEQEQQKTAALNSGSSANKTPWTLFKDAGLRSQLRTVMAASSAMMLCGNDSIYFYAYYIFLAAGIPPRKIQYITIGTGASEFTASILSNLLIERSRGVAGMAYLSMACVFAYILSFGLGPAGVSGILPAEIFDQSARPAAYMVAGSCMWVSLFLVGMLFPFIVKGLGDFCFLPFFVVCVAAAVFLGLTLPETKGKTLAEITADFDGRNGKRNEYSDVEMDEPMREQYQLGQAASLTNLMLDPDSKPDLESIQPQGNV, encoded by the exons ATGGACCCAAAAGGTGAGCCAGAAGAAACCGTTAGACCCTCAATTGGAGGTGAAGATGGTGGCGGTGGAGCCATAATCCTTGCTTTGACCATTTGCTCTGCAGCCATTGGAGGAACTTTCCAATATGGCTACAACATATCCATCATCAACGCTCCTACCAGCTACATCCAGACCTTCATCAACGACACCTACACGGAGCGATGGGGCTCTGGTTTGGAAAGTTCTCAGCTCACCTTAATGTGGACCATCATCGTTTCTGCCTTTTCGCTCGGGGGTTTGCTCGGAGCCCTTCTCGCCGGTCCTCTTTCGGTCCGATTCGGCAGGAAGAACTCTCTGCTTCTAAACAACGGTTTCCTGTTCGCCGGCGCTGTTCTCGTGCTCACTTCCAGGGTGGCGAAATCCTTCGAGATGGTCATCTTCGCTCGCTTCCTAGTGGGGATTAACTCTGGCGTCAGTATGAACGTACAGCCTATGTATTTTGGGGAAAGCGCACCCACACATCTCAGGGGTGCTGTGGCTTTTTCCTCGGCTGTTTTCACTGCGTTTGGGATCTTCCTGGGTCAAGTCGTGGGTCTCACGGAAGTTCTGGGCGCACAGCATCTTTGGCCTTATTTACTAGCTAGCAACGCTTTGCCAGGGTTGATCCAACTTCTCACGTTACCATGGTTTCCAGAAAGCCCTAGGTACCTTCTCATCGACCGAGGAGACAAGGACGCTTGTGTCAAGGCGCTTGGGAGGCTTCGAGGTGGCGTGGCTCCCATTTCGGAGGTGGAGGAGATGCTTGAGGAACAGGAGCAGCAAAAAACTGCCGCCTTGAACTCTGGATCGTCTGCCAACAAGACGCCGTGGACTCTGTTTAAAGATGCAGGCCTTCGATCTCAGCTCAGGACTGTCATGGCGGCCAGTAGCGCCATGATGCTCTGCGGCAACGACTCCATCTACTTCTACGCTTACTACATCTTCCTCGCAGCGGGGATACCTCCACGGAAGATCCAATACATCACCATCGGCACGGGGGCGTCCGAGTTTACAGCGTCGATCCTGAGCAACCTGCTGATCGAAAGA AGTCGAGGTGTTGCTGGGATGGCGTACCTCAGCATGGCTTGTGTTTTCGCCTATATCCTCAGTTTTGGTTTGGGTCCTGCAGGCGTTTCGGGGATCCTACCGGCGGAGATCTTTGACCAATCGGCTCGCCCGGCTGCTTACATGGTTGCCGGGTCTTGCATGTGGGTCAGTCTGTTTTTGGTGGGCATGCTGTTCCCGTTTATCGTCAAAGGGTTGGGGGATTTCTGTTTCCTGCCGTTCTTTGTCGTCTGTGTGGCCGCCGCTGTGTTTTTGGGGCTCACTTTACCGGAGACGAAAGGAAAGACACTGGCAGAGATCACGGCAGATTTTGATGGAAGGAACGGAAAGCGGAACGAGTATTCAGACGTGGAAATGGATGAACCCATGAGGGAGCAGTACCAACTGGGTCAAGCTGCCTCTCTTACTAACCTCATGCTGGATCCTGATAGTAAACCGGACCTGGAGAGTATTCAACCTCAAGGGAACGTGTAA
- the cox19 gene encoding cytochrome c oxidase assembly protein COX19, with amino-acid sequence MSAMNFGSKSFKPRAPDKGAFPIDHFGECKIFKETFMKCLRDNSFDNSKCRLQSKDYLECRMDNQLMAKESMEKLGFKDLMDPPPSQSDGDTKP; translated from the exons atgtctGCGATGAATTTCGGGTCGAAAAGTTTCAAGCCTCGCGCTCCTGATAAAGGCGCGTTTCCTATTGATCATTTCG GAGAGTGTAAGATCTTCAAGGAGACGTTTATGAAATGCCTCCGAGACAACAGCTTCGACAACTCCAAGTGCCGCCTGCAGTCCAAAGACTACCTGGAGTGCCGCATGGACAA TCAGCTGATGGCCAAggagtcaatggagaaactggGCTTCAAAGACCTGATGGACCCTcctcccagccaatcagacggaGACACTAAACCATGA